A section of the Polynucleobacter sp. AP-Jannik-300A-C4 genome encodes:
- a CDS encoding HU family DNA-binding protein, translating into MYKELHLNKAELIAAIADDAEISKAKAEFALNSAIEQIIKAVTKGDSVQLIGFGTFASGKRAARMGRNPKTGEPLKIAAAKTVKFSAGKAFKDSVNKRKK; encoded by the coding sequence ATCTATAAGGAGCTTCACTTGAACAAAGCAGAACTAATCGCAGCAATTGCTGACGACGCTGAGATCTCAAAAGCCAAAGCTGAATTTGCATTGAATTCTGCTATTGAGCAAATCATTAAAGCTGTTACTAAAGGCGACTCAGTACAACTGATCGGTTTCGGTACTTTTGCTTCTGGTAAGCGCGCTGCACGCATGGGCCGTAACCCAAAAACTGGCGAGCCACTCAAAATTGCTGCTGCTAAAACTGTTAAGTTTTCTGCTGGTAAAGCATTTAAAGATTCAGTTAACAAGCGTAAGAAGTAA
- a CDS encoding DUF167 domain-containing protein, whose protein sequence is MMPIWLKQTPTGIVLNLHCQPGAKLTKVVGLHDGCLKISLQAPALENRANEMLLSWLSKQLRVPQKQIQLLSGQSSRIKRVEIWGSITPEQIIEVLSP, encoded by the coding sequence ATGATGCCCATTTGGTTAAAACAAACCCCCACTGGCATTGTTCTTAATTTGCATTGTCAACCAGGTGCAAAGCTGACCAAGGTAGTTGGCCTTCATGATGGTTGTCTTAAGATATCTCTACAGGCCCCTGCACTTGAAAATAGGGCAAATGAGATGTTGTTATCTTGGCTTTCAAAGCAGTTGAGGGTGCCACAAAAGCAAATTCAACTCTTATCGGGGCAAAGTAGCCGCATTAAGAGGGTTGAGATCTGGGGTTCAATTACCCCAGAGCAAATTATTGAAGTGCTGAGTCCCTGA
- a CDS encoding aspartyl/asparaginyl beta-hydroxylase domain-containing protein — translation MEFRHLVFLIFVVSAIYVYFRGKVRFGLVRSLTDYQVLLAPINSLLYLFSKTKAGAFIPVADFPEMKALQDHWQIIRDEALALNADGAIAAATGYNDIGFNSFFRTGWKRFHLYWYGKEMPSAQLNCPKTVALLKSIPSIKAAMFASLPPGATLVRHRDPYAGSLRYHIGLVTPNDPKCFIDVDGERYFWKDGEPVMFDETYIHYAANETDHQRIVLFCDVERPVHTKLVQLLNRWFGRHVMSAASSQNVEGEKVGFVNILFKYFYHLRAQAKKLKAKHRSVYYIGKWVLILGILWAIFW, via the coding sequence ATGGAATTTCGTCACCTTGTTTTTTTGATCTTTGTTGTCTCAGCTATTTATGTTTATTTCAGAGGTAAGGTGAGATTTGGTTTGGTTCGCTCTTTAACAGACTATCAAGTACTTTTAGCACCAATTAATAGCCTACTCTATTTATTTTCAAAAACTAAGGCGGGGGCATTTATTCCAGTTGCTGATTTTCCTGAAATGAAAGCGCTTCAAGATCATTGGCAGATCATCCGCGATGAGGCTCTTGCATTAAATGCAGATGGTGCTATTGCAGCAGCCACAGGCTATAACGATATTGGCTTTAATTCCTTCTTTCGGACGGGCTGGAAGCGCTTTCATCTCTATTGGTATGGCAAGGAAATGCCATCTGCGCAGCTAAATTGCCCAAAGACTGTCGCCCTCCTGAAATCCATACCCTCAATCAAGGCGGCAATGTTTGCTTCGCTACCCCCAGGAGCAACGCTGGTTCGCCACAGAGACCCTTATGCGGGCTCGCTGCGCTATCACATTGGCCTGGTTACCCCGAATGACCCCAAATGCTTTATTGACGTGGATGGGGAGCGTTATTTTTGGAAAGACGGCGAACCAGTGATGTTTGATGAAACCTATATCCACTATGCAGCCAACGAAACCGATCACCAACGCATTGTCTTATTTTGTGATGTTGAGCGACCAGTTCACACTAAATTGGTGCAATTACTCAATCGCTGGTTTGGGCGCCATGTGATGAGTGCCGCATCTTCCCAAAACGTTGAGGGCGAGAAAGTTGGATTTGTAAACATTCTCTTTAAGTATTTTTATCACCTCAGGGCGCAAGCAAAAAAACTAAAAGCCAAGCACCGCAGCGTTTATTACATCGGAAAATGGGTGCTGATATTAGGGATTCTTTGGGCGATATTTTGGTAG
- the mrdA gene encoding penicillin-binding protein 2 yields MVSFKKPNLDSFQERIHIATLFVTFCFLLLITRLVWLQLVSHGKYALLAESNRIALVPAPANRGLLIDRNGIVIGRNYSALTLDVNAEELKGNVDELIDELSQIVLISPRDRRNFKRSLEDSRKMGTFPLRSMLTESETARFMANRYRFPGVEIRARSFREYPYNELASHLIGYIGRASKRDIERMQVEIDNSKAGDPDALQTSFLPGIQYVGKIGIEQSYETVLRGTPGYDEVEITAGGKPVRTLASSPSVPGKNVVLSVDIKLQYLVEQLYGNFRGAFVAIEPETGDILAFVSKPNFNPNDFVEGIDSVTWKELNDSPQKPLYNRPLKGIYPPGSTYKPFMALAALETKKRTPTQTISDPGYFEFGNHTFRDDKKGGHGLVDMQKSIVESCDTYYYLLARDMGVNLMHDFLKPFGFGQITGIDLQGESKGVLPSTEWKKNTFKKPEQQKWYEGETISLGIGQGYNAFTILQLAHAMANLANNGIVMKPHLVKAIEDPFTRHRTLTTPKESYRIDLVPENIETIKKAMVEVNNSGTSASVFKGTTYQAGGKTGTAQVFSLNSKEYHHGSTAEFLRDHALYVAFAPAEKPTIAIAMVVENAGFGAQHAAPIARKALDFYLEGKWPKEIPEWKRAP; encoded by the coding sequence ATGGTTTCATTTAAAAAACCAAACCTCGATTCATTTCAAGAGCGCATTCATATTGCGACCTTGTTTGTTACCTTTTGCTTCCTCCTACTCATCACTCGATTGGTATGGCTACAACTGGTAAGCCATGGCAAATATGCTCTGCTAGCAGAAAGTAATCGTATTGCCCTTGTTCCTGCCCCCGCAAATCGTGGTCTATTGATCGATCGAAATGGGATTGTTATTGGCCGAAACTATTCAGCATTGACTTTGGATGTGAATGCTGAAGAGCTAAAAGGTAATGTTGATGAGCTCATTGATGAGCTCTCCCAAATCGTATTGATTTCCCCTAGGGATCGTCGGAATTTCAAGCGCTCACTTGAAGATTCTAGAAAAATGGGCACCTTTCCCCTGAGATCGATGCTTACTGAATCCGAAACAGCGCGATTTATGGCTAATCGCTATCGCTTTCCAGGTGTTGAAATACGTGCACGAAGCTTTCGCGAGTACCCTTACAACGAACTAGCCTCGCATCTGATTGGTTATATTGGGCGTGCTTCCAAACGCGATATCGAGCGCATGCAAGTTGAAATCGATAATTCCAAAGCCGGTGATCCTGACGCGCTCCAAACTTCATTTCTACCAGGGATTCAATATGTCGGGAAGATTGGCATAGAGCAAAGTTACGAAACAGTATTACGTGGCACACCAGGGTACGATGAGGTTGAAATTACTGCAGGGGGCAAACCAGTACGCACCCTCGCAAGTTCACCATCGGTTCCAGGAAAAAACGTCGTGCTATCGGTTGATATCAAGCTGCAATATTTAGTTGAACAACTCTATGGAAATTTCCGCGGTGCATTTGTGGCAATTGAGCCAGAGACTGGCGATATATTGGCCTTTGTATCAAAGCCCAACTTTAATCCTAATGATTTTGTAGAGGGCATTGATTCAGTGACCTGGAAGGAGTTGAATGACTCCCCACAAAAGCCACTCTACAACCGCCCACTTAAAGGGATCTACCCGCCAGGATCAACATACAAACCCTTTATGGCTCTTGCCGCTTTGGAAACCAAAAAACGCACCCCGACTCAAACGATCTCAGACCCAGGCTATTTTGAATTTGGTAATCATACTTTTCGAGATGACAAAAAAGGGGGTCACGGTTTGGTAGACATGCAAAAGTCTATTGTTGAATCTTGCGACACTTACTACTACCTTTTGGCGCGTGATATGGGCGTCAACTTGATGCATGACTTTCTGAAGCCATTTGGCTTTGGTCAAATTACTGGCATCGACCTACAGGGTGAATCAAAAGGCGTATTGCCATCAACCGAATGGAAGAAAAATACTTTCAAAAAACCAGAACAGCAAAAATGGTACGAAGGGGAAACGATTTCTTTAGGCATTGGTCAGGGCTACAACGCATTTACGATTTTGCAGTTGGCGCATGCGATGGCCAATCTCGCAAATAACGGTATTGTGATGAAGCCGCACTTGGTTAAGGCAATTGAAGATCCCTTCACTAGACATCGCACTCTCACGACCCCAAAAGAAAGTTATCGCATTGATCTTGTTCCTGAGAATATTGAGACCATCAAGAAAGCGATGGTTGAGGTAAATAATTCGGGAACTTCTGCCTCCGTTTTTAAAGGTACAACTTATCAAGCAGGAGGCAAGACTGGAACGGCACAAGTATTTAGCTTGAACTCGAAAGAATATCACCATGGTTCCACGGCAGAATTCTTACGAGACCATGCTTTGTATGTTGCTTTTGCTCCCGCTGAAAAACCAACAATCGCCATTGCAATGGTTGTTGAGAATGCTGGTTTTGGGGCTCAGCATGCCGCTCCAATTGCACGTAAAGCGCTTGATTTTTATCTTGAAGGCAAATGGCCAAAGGAGATTCCTGAATGGAAAAGAGCGCCATAG
- the rodA gene encoding rod shape-determining protein RodA: MEKSAIEKIKNIFLSIFSGLDRQLGLILLGLAGIGFIIFLSASQNTPVRFEDELRNLTLSFVVMWIVSRIPPKWLEMAAVWIYGIGVALLIAVAVFGLIKKGARRWLNIGFVIQPSELMKIAMPLMLAWYFQKREGVQKSWDYGVAAIILGIPVFLIARQPDLGTSLLVFAAGMYVIILAGLPWKWILPFIGIGALGILLIVIFGGTICAQDVVWPFVHTYQKHRVCTLLDPSSDPLGKGFHTIQAMIAIGSGGFFGKGWFQGTQAHLEFIPEKHTDFVFAVFSEEFGLLGNLILLGLFFALIKRGLAISASGPNLFTRLLGASVTLIFFTYAFVNIGMVSGLLPVVGVPLPFISYGGTALVTLGFGAGILMSIHRHRRLVQS, from the coding sequence ATGGAAAAGAGCGCCATAGAAAAAATAAAAAATATTTTTCTGAGTATTTTTAGCGGACTTGACCGCCAGCTAGGCCTTATTCTACTTGGCTTAGCAGGAATTGGATTTATTATATTTTTATCCGCCAGTCAAAATACCCCCGTTCGTTTTGAAGATGAGCTGCGCAATCTAACACTGTCCTTTGTTGTCATGTGGATAGTTTCCCGTATCCCACCAAAATGGCTGGAAATGGCAGCAGTATGGATTTATGGCATTGGAGTTGCACTGCTGATTGCCGTTGCTGTATTTGGGCTAATCAAAAAAGGTGCAAGACGATGGCTCAATATTGGGTTTGTCATTCAACCTTCTGAGTTAATGAAGATTGCTATGCCCCTGATGTTAGCTTGGTATTTTCAAAAGCGAGAGGGGGTACAAAAATCTTGGGACTATGGAGTAGCCGCCATCATTCTTGGAATTCCAGTATTCCTTATTGCGCGCCAACCCGATTTAGGAACTTCATTATTAGTTTTTGCTGCAGGCATGTATGTGATTATTCTTGCCGGATTACCTTGGAAGTGGATCTTGCCATTTATAGGAATTGGTGCGCTGGGAATTCTTCTCATCGTTATTTTTGGTGGCACTATTTGCGCCCAAGATGTTGTTTGGCCATTTGTCCACACATACCAAAAGCATCGCGTATGCACCCTGCTTGACCCCAGCAGTGACCCTTTAGGAAAAGGCTTTCATACGATTCAGGCCATGATTGCAATTGGTTCTGGTGGATTTTTTGGCAAGGGTTGGTTTCAAGGCACTCAAGCCCATCTGGAATTTATTCCAGAAAAACATACCGATTTTGTCTTTGCTGTTTTCTCTGAAGAGTTTGGCTTGCTTGGTAACTTAATCTTATTAGGACTTTTCTTTGCCTTAATTAAGCGTGGTCTAGCTATCTCTGCAAGTGGGCCAAATTTGTTTACACGCCTCCTCGGCGCATCAGTAACGTTGATCTTTTTTACCTACGCGTTTGTGAATATTGGCATGGTAAGCGGCCTATTGCCGGTCGTAGGAGTTCCGCTACCCTTTATTAGTTACGGAGGTACCGCACTGGTGACGCTAGGTTTTGGTGCCGGTATTTTGATGAGCATTCATCGTCATCGGAGATTAGTACAAAGCTAG